The Ictalurus punctatus breed USDA103 chromosome 9, Coco_2.0, whole genome shotgun sequence genome contains a region encoding:
- the atg2b gene encoding autophagy-related protein 2 homolog B isoform X1 translates to MPWPFSESIKKRACRYLLHRYLGNFLQEKLSLDQLSVDLYQGKGSLAQVPLDKWSLNEILESVDAPFEVIEGFIQAISLTVPWASLLQDNCALEVKGLEMVFRPRPRMTSGMEPMYWSSFMTSSMQLAKECLSQRLTDDLGEGFQPLEGLEKFAETIETVLRRVRVTFLDTVLKIEHVPENSKTGIALEIRIKRMIYCDEAAEEGSSVNIHQPTTFAHKNLTLEGANVFWDEFSETSRASVKSSPTQSETEPKLSPSWNPKIICEPHPQFTEPVCASTPFEPVQVGCLSGRLELSLVLKQNEAMPGAKLDIEGQIDSLIMLLSPRQVHLLLDMFGVFSSSAAGQKWSGLAKDRKSRPMQQEDEYRLHMELNRCLKKEPMTAGTEQDLFESQTTRTVSSRAEDVFFSMADMDMSHSLSSLPPLGDPPTVDLDLSLNSNYSTSLGESPSGNAATVWDEYLDMPKQKEKQSQETPLFSRDPQCPHNLPRQTSHSSKGHCDESRPELVFRLTVGNLCLSVLHIDPLPPPDSTLSPLAPMASEFFHMMANDQLHLRGFLQARAVFDQACPHDHLRFIGQGLKVTYEQCQGSSVRTLSTDLSLRCMELLECLYSTENRRSAVQSGVQYTELLTFDVTTSCDSSTCLHLFYKLTERRGPQGGQVRLSAMPRKAEFRVELGKARSECDISIVDRLHSLLQPQKLATTETMASHMYTSYNKHVSLHKAFAEVFLEDSRSPVHCLVAVSVNAPHLVLVVRFPIPDLRSDQERGPWFKKSLQKEVLRLELEDLELKTEFSGNSSPEQTKIELTFKELSGTFQNDKDHSASRFLRVSHAMEENMTTSDSGKFDWPRVVLKVNPMVVHSILERVTAEEEEEGAEGHSQEEEEEEEGAAHSLKDVCDFGKPEPSPFSSRRVMYENEEMVIPGDVLEMTEFQEKTMSNSRYILELFFPNVQISLPNKAFYEKLHNRINNDLLLWEPTAPSPVETVESMPYGGGLSVASQLINTYSKDSFSQFRSLGPEEDESGSEEETLAYCTPAELGYRNMKKRKNKMQSKNSQSLFSVLLTVNHCLVALHTESKQSDKSVLKNKHGEFWMEVKNGVVFSVTQYEGYKDQHYVCFHTSTICLYHQGTVEGDVPVWDMKLPCRMHPHWLEPVLYVCESAAERASPSEGLSVEPQSMLSLALKISSQSAERNVKEFLLAIGVRAATFQHRVVPSSLGWYDQIVDFLNVSDEPVLGYTPPSFLTTLHLHLWSCSLDYRPLYLPVRSLLTVETFSISSSVSLDHSSSCLRIILDEAALFLSDRSNAVSVNLARDYVQVVDMGTLELRITAVKPGTDGERTEPRFELRCSSDVIHIRTCSDSCAALMNLIQYIASYGDLLPPSRLESKGGSTKQRAKVELLSKPQSHGPLLPDAEQQMLQDLMSDAMEETDSLQSHTLQSNGVHVDQTSDQDPPLSDLFLFPDESGTVGQDPCQAYPILHSPLISPPGPSTHHDSDDFCILDTPGFRAMGRDEEPVVKKLTSEPILVLDNHFCEPLEGSTSSRGPLNFPVPEVRYLVKEISVIWHLYGGKDFGSGLLSSSPARSRGCTPHSSPSQTPVRQARSDSRSGGGLGRNPDVLMEIQLSKVRFQHEVYAPIGPETGTVAEQPVSRQVFSVQDLEIRDRLASSMMNKFLYLYSSKEMPRKAHSNMLTVRVLHMRPEGGQAPQECCLRVSLMPLRLNIDQDALFFLKDFFTSLATDVELFSPPEQEALCISVKKPSGPEVACTFAKSSGGAGQGSAPIISVPTQTRASQNGLEHESAATSCTDQPIFFREFRFTSEVPIRLDYHGKHMAMEQGTFAGIVIGLTQLNCSELKLRRLCYRQGLLGVDKLFSYAINEWLSDIKKNQLPGLLGGVGPIHSLVQLVQGIRDLVWLPIEQYRKDGRIVRGFQRGTASFGTSTAMAALELTNRMVRTIQAAAETAYDMVSPVIDERECKKIKRYSHFRLAHQPVDLREGVAKAYSVVKEGITDTALTIYDTATREHEQRGMTGAVGGVLRQLPPAVVKPLIVATEATSNVLGGMRNQIHPDARQEESQKWRLGEE, encoded by the exons ATGCCGTGGCCTTTTTCAGAGTCCATTAAAAAGCGGGCCTGTAGGTACCTGCTGCATCGGTACTTGGGCAATTTCCTCCAAGAAAAACTGAGTTTGGACCAGCTTAGTGTGGACCTCTACCAAGGCAAAGGTTCACTTGCACAAGTGCCACTGGACAAATGG TCACTGAATGAGATTCTGGAATCGGTGGATGCTCCATTTGAAGTGATTGAGGGCTTCATCCAGGccatttccctcactgtaccatGGGCCTCATTGCTTCAAGACAACTGTGCTCTGGAAGTCAAAGGCTTGGAAATGGTTTTCAGACCAAGGCCTCGCATGA CCTCTGGTATGGAGCCTATGTACTGGTCTAGCTTCATGACTAGCAGTATGCAGCTGGCAAAGGAATGTCTGAGTCAGAGACTAACCGATGACCTTGGAGAGGGTTTCCAACCTCTGGAGGGTCTAGAGAAATTTGCTGAGACAATAGAGACGG ttTTGAGAAGAGTCAGGGTCACATTTTTGGATACAGTCCTCAAGATTGAACACGTTCCAGAAAATTCCAAAACAGGGATCGCCCTGGAAATCAGAATCAAAAG GATGATTTACTGTGATGAAGCTGCTGAAGAGGGTTCAAGTGTAAACATTCACCAGCCCACCACATTTGCACACAAAAACCTGACATTGGAGGGTGCAAATGTTTTCTGGGATGAGTTTTCTGAGACCTCCCGTGCCAGTGTCAAATCATCCCCCACTCAGTCG GAAACTGAGCCTAAGTTATCCCCAAGCTGGAATCCAAAAATTATCTGTGAGCCCCACCCACAGTTCACAGAGCCTGTATGTGCCAGCACACCTTTTGAACCCGTGCAGGTGGGCTGCCTTAGTGGCAGGCTGGAGCTGTCCCTGGTCCTGAAGCAGAATGAAGCCATGCCTGGAGCCAAG CTGGACATTGAAGGACAGATTGATTCATTGATCATGCTGCTTTCACCACGACAAGTCCACCTGCTACTGGATATGTTTGGAGTGTTCTCTAGCTCGG CAGCGGGGCAGAAATGGTCTGGCTTGGCTAAGGACAGAAAGAGTCGTCCCATGCAGCAGGAAGATGAGTACCGTCTCCACATGGAGCTTAACCGCTGCTTAAAAAAGGAGCCAATGACTGCTGGTACTGAACAGGATTTATTTGAGAGCCAGACCACCAGGACAGTGTCAAGCAGAG CAGAAGATGTATTTTTCTCCATGGCTGACATGGATATGTCGCACAGCCTATCATCTCTGCCCCCTCTTGGAGACCCACCCACTGTAGACCTTGATCTGTCTCTTAACAGCAACTACTCCACATCTCTGGGGGAGTCACCCTCTGGCAATGCAGCT ACTGTGTGGGATGAGTACCTGGATATGCCTAAACAAAAGGAGAAACAAAGTCAGGAAACACCATTGTTCTCTAGAGACCCTCAGTGCCCACATAACCTGCCCAGACAGACCT CTCATTCATCTAAGGGCCATTGTGACGAGTCCAGGCCTGAGCTGGTTTTCAGGCTGACGGTGGGCAATCTCTGCCTATCTGTGCTGCACATCGATCCTCTCCCACCCCCAGACTCCACTCTCAGCCCTCTTGCACCAATGGCCTCTGAATTTTTCCACATGATGGCTAATGATCAGCTACATCTCAGAGGGTTCCTCCAAGCACGAGCTGTTTTTGATCAGGCTTGCCCGCATGACCACCTCAG GTTCATAGGTCAGGGGTTAAAGGTGACGTACGAGCAATGCCAGGGCTCCAGTGTGCGCACCCTCAGCACGGATCTGTCCCTCAGGTGTATGGAGTTGCTTGAATGCCTCTACTCCACAGAGAATCGCAGAAGCGCTGTGCAGAGTGGAGTGCAGTACACAGAG CTCTTAACATTTGATGTCACTACCAGCTGTGATTCCTCAACCTGCCTTCATTTGTTCTACAAGTTAACAGAACGCAGAGGTCCACAG GGTGGACAGGTACGTCTGAGTGCCATGCCCCGTAAAGCAGAGTTTCGGGTGGAGCTGGGTAAGGCTCGCTCAGAGTGTGACATCAGCATCGTGGACCGCCTCCACTCCCTGCTTCAGCCCCAGAAACTGGCCACCACTGAAACCATGGCCTCTCACATGTACACATCTTATAACAAGCATGTTAGCCTA CACAAGGCTTTTGCAGAGGTCTTTCTGGAAGATAGCCGCAGTCCTGTGCACTGTTTGGTGGCAGTGTCTGTGAACGCTCCTCACCTTGTGCTAGTGGTACGCTTCCCCATCCCAGACCTGCGCTCGGACCAGGAGAGGGGCCCTTGGTTTAAAAAATCACTGCAAAAGGAGGTGCTGCGCTTAGAGCTGGAGGATCTGGAGCTGAAAACTGAGTTCAGTGGAAATAGTTCACCTGAGCAGACCAAGATAGAACTTACCTTTAAGGAACTCAGTG gtACATTCCAGAATGACAAAGATCACTCAGCATCCAGATTCTTACGTGTATCACATGCTATGGAGGAGAACATGACCACTTCTGACAGTGGCAAATTTGATTGGCCTAG agTGGTCCTGAAGGTGAACCCCATGGTTGTGCACTCCATATTGGAGCGGGTTACGgctgaagaagaggaggaaggagCTGAAGGACATTcgcaggaggaagaggaggaggaggaaggagcTGCGCACTCTTTGAAGGATGTGTGTGATTTTGGTAAACCTGAGCCGTCCCCCTTTTCCTCACGACGTGTCATGTATGAGAATgaagaa ATGGTCATCCCAGGAGATGTACTGGAGATGACGGAATTCCAGGAGAAAACCATGAGCAACTCCCGTTACATTCTTGAACTGTTTTTCCCCAATGTGCAAATATCATTACCTAATAAGGCCTTCTATGAGAAACTACACAACAG GATCAACAATGATCTGCTGTTatgggagcccacagccccatCGCCAGTGGAGACGGTGGAGAGCATGCCTTATGGTGGTGGCCTCTCTGTAGCCAGCCAGCTAATCAACACCTACAGCAAGGATAGCTTCAGTCAGTTTAGATCTCTTGGCCCTGAGG aaGACGAAAGTGGTTCGGAAGAGGAGACTCTAGCATACTGCACTCCAGCTGAGCTCGGTTATAGGAAcatgaagaagaggaagaataaGATGCAGTCTAAGAACTCGCAGAGCCTGTTCTCTGTTCTGCTAACTGTCAATCACTGTCTTGTAGCGTTGCATACAGAGTCTAAG CAATCGGATAAAAGTGTGCTGAAGAATAAACATGGGGAGTTCTGGATGGAGGTGAAGAATGGAGTTGTGTTCAGCGTGACACAGTACGAAGGTTATAAAGACCAGCACTATGTCTGTTTCCACACCTCTACAATCTGCCTTTATCATCAAG GCACAGTAGAAGGAGATGTCCCTGTGTGGGACATGAAGTTGCCCTGTAGGATGCACCCTCACTGGTTGGAGCCTGTGTTGTACGTGTGTGAGTCTGCAGCAGAAAGAGCGTCTCCCTCAGAAGGACTGAGTGTGGAGCCCCAAAGTATGCTCTCCCTTGCCCTCAAGATTTCTTCTCAGAGTGCTGAGCGCAATGTAAag GAGTTTCTGCTTGCTATTGGAGTGAGAGCAGCCACATTTCAGCATAGAGTTGTGCCTTCTAGTCTCGGTTGGTATGACCAG aTAGTAGATTTTCTGAATGTGTCAGATGAGCCTGTGCTTGGCTATACGCCGCCATCCTTTCTTACGACCCTCCATCTACACCTGTGGAGCTGCTCCCTGGATTACAG GCCATTGTATCTGCCTGTGAGATCTCTGCTCACAGTAGAGACCTTCAGTATCTCCAGCAGTGTGTCTTTGGACCACTCCTCCTCCTGTCTCAG AATCATTCTTGATGAAGCAGCACTGTTTCTGTCTGACAGAAGTAACGCTGTGTCTGTCAACCTGGCTCGAG aCTATGTGCAGGTGGTAGACATGGGAACTTTAGAGCTCAGGATCACAGCAGTCAAACCTGGCACAGATGGGGAGAGA ACAGAACCAAGGTTTGAGTTGCGCTGCTCAAGCGACGTCATTCACATCCGAACCTGCTCGGACTCTTGTGCTGCACTTATGAACCTCATCCAGTACATTGCCAGCTATGGAGACCTGCTGCCTCCATCCAGGCTGGAGAGCAAGGGTGGCAGCACCAAACAAAGAGCAAAG GTGGAGTTATTGAGCAAGCCCCAGTCCCATGGTCCTCTGCTTCCTGACGCTGAGCAGCAGATGCTGCAGGATCTGATGAGTGATGCCATGGAGGAAACCGACTCACTACAGAGTCACACCTTGCAGTCCAATG GTGTACATGTGGATCAAACAAGTGATCAAGACCCACCACTTTCTGatctcttcctcttccccgATGAGAGTGGCACTGTGGGCCAGGATCCTTGCCAAGCCTACCCCATACTGCATTCACCCCTCATCTCCCCTCCTGGCCCCAGCACACACCATGACTCTGATGACTTCTGCATCCTGGACACTCCAGGCTTTAGAGCAATG GGAAGAGATGAAGAGCCAGTGGTAAAGAAGTTGACCTCCGAGCCCATTTTGGTGCTGGACAACCATTTTTGTGAGCCTCTAGAGGGCAGCACTTCTAGCAGGGGCCCACTGAACTTTCCTGTGCCTGAAGTCAGGTACCTGGTTAAGGAGATCTCCGTGATCTGGCACCTTTACGGAGGAAAGGACTTTGGCAGCGGACTTCTCTCATCCTCTCCAGCCCGCAGTCGAGG GTGTACTCCTCACAGCTCCCCCTCTCAAACACCAGTAAGGCAGGCTCGCAGTGACTCCCGCTCTGGGGGAGGTTTGGGCAGGAATCCAGATGTGTTGATGGAGATCCAGCTCAGCAAG GTACGGTTCCAGCATGAAGTCTACGCCCCGATAGGCCCAGAGACCGGTACAGTGGCTGAACAGCCGGTATCCAGACAGGTATTCTCAGTGCAGGACCTGGAGATACGAGACAGACTGGCCTCCTCCATGATGAACAAGTTTCTTTATCTGTACTCCAGCAAAGAGATGCCCAGGAAAGCCCACTCCAACATG CTAACAGTGAGGGTATTGCACATGCGTCCAGAGGGAGGTCAGGCTCCACAAGAGTGCTGTCTGCGTGTTTCCCTTATGCCACTTCGTCTCAACATTGACCAG GATGCTCTGTTCTTTTTGAAGGATTTCTTTACCAGTCTGGCTACAGATGTAGAGCTCTTCTCCCCTCCAGAACAGGAGG CATTGTGTATATCCGTGAAAAAGCCATCTGGCCCAGAGGTGGCATGCACATTTGCTAAATCCAGTGGAGGAGCAGGTCAAGGCTCTGCACCAATCATCTCTGTGCCCACTCAAACCCGTGCCAGTCAGAATGGACTTGAGCATGAGTCTGCTGCCACATCTTGTACTGACCAGCCTATTTTCtttag AGAGTTCAGGTTCACTTCTGAGGTGCCAATCCGACTGGATTATCATGGGAAACACATGGCCATGGAGCag GGTACTTTTGCTGGTATAGTAATTGGACTGACCCAGCTGAACTGCTCTGAGCTGAAACTACGGAGACTCTGCTACAGACAAgg ACTGTTGGGTGTAGATAAGCTCTTTTCTTATGCCATTAATGAGTGGCTCAGTGATATTAAAAAGAACCAATTGCCTGGACTGCTTGGTGGAGTTGGGCCCATACACTCCTTGGTGCAGCTTG TCCAGGGCATTAGGGATCTAGTGTGGCTGCCTATAGAGCAATATCGGAAGGATGGACGTATAGTGCGGGGATTTCAGCGAGGCACTGCCTCATTTGGGACCTCCACTGCAATGGCAGCCCTGGAACTTACCAATCGCATGGTGCGAACCATCCAG GCAGCTGCAGAAACAGCCTATGATATGGTGTCTCCAGTGATAGATGAGAGAGAGTGCAAAAAGATCAAACGGTATTCACATTTTCGACTGGCTCATCAGCCTGTGGACCTCAGGGAAGGTGTGGCCAAGGCGTACAGTGTAGTGAAAGAG GGCATCACAGATACGGCTTTAACGATTTACGATACAGCCACCCGTGAGCATGAGCAGAGGGGGATGACCGGTGCAGTGGGCGGAGTCTTACGCCAGCTTCCTCCTGCTGTTGTTAAACCTCTAATTGTTGCTACAGAAGCCACGTCCAATGTGCTGGGAGGCATGAGAAACCAGATTCACCCAGATGCTCGCCAGGAGGAATCACAGAAATGGCGTCTGGGAGAAGAGTAA